ATGAAATGCGAGCGGCAGCGACGCTCCGAGGGCCACGGCGGCGGCCAATGTGACAAGCGGCCTGCGCATGCGAAATATCCGAACCTTGCTGAGCGCGACCATCGCCCGGGTCTCGGCCCCGGTCAACCAAGGCTCTCGTCTAAAATCGGGGGCGCGTCTTGTTCAGCGCCGAATTTGTCGCGCAATGCGCTCGCCGCCTTGTCCATGAACAGGGCCGTCTTGCGCGCGGCGCGGCCGGGGGGGCGAACCAGATGAATCGGCACGGCCGGCGGTTCAAACGCGTGCAATATACGGACCAGCCGCCCCCGCGCGACGCCCTCGGCCACCTGGTAGGAAAACAGCCGCACCACGCCCAGACCCGACATCGCCGCGTCAAGCGCGGCGTCCACCGAATTGACGGTGAGGCGCGGCCGGAAGCGGATCATCCTGTCCTCCTCCGCGCCAAGGCTCCAATGGCTCGGCGACGAAGCGATTCCAAAGGTCGAGATGAAAGCGTGATCGGCCAGTTCATCGGGATTTTGCGGCGTTCCGGCCTGGGCCAGATAGTCCGGCGCGGCGACCAGCACGCGCCGCACCGAACCGACGCGCAAAGCCATCAAGGACGAATCCGGCAGATGGCCGATACGCAGGCCAAGATCGATCCCCTCATCCACCAGCGACAATATGCGGTCGAACAGCAGCAGATTGACGTCGATTCCTGGATATTCGCGGAGGAAATCGCGCACGATCGGCATGAAGTGCAGCCGGCCGAACATGACCGGCGCGGTGAGGGTGAGCACGCCGCGCGGCGCGCCGCCGCCCTGAAGCGCGTCGGCCATGTCGTCGTAATCGGCAAGCAGCTGGCGCCCGCGCTCCAGCAGCTTTTCGCCTGCTTCGGTCAGCGACAATGCCCGCGTCGTCCGGTTGAACAGGCGCTGGCCCAGAACCTCCTCCAGCGCGGCGATGGCGCGGCTGACGCCGGCGGGCGAGCGCCCGGTCTTGCGCGCCGCCGCGACAAAACCTTGCGCTTCGGCGACAGCGATGAAAAGGGCGATCGTTTCGAGCCGGTCCATGGGATTA
This genomic interval from Candidatus Rhodoblastus alkanivorans contains the following:
- a CDS encoding LysR substrate-binding domain-containing protein; protein product: MDRLETIALFIAVAEAQGFVAAARKTGRSPAGVSRAIAALEEVLGQRLFNRTTRALSLTEAGEKLLERGRQLLADYDDMADALQGGGAPRGVLTLTAPVMFGRLHFMPIVRDFLREYPGIDVNLLLFDRILSLVDEGIDLGLRIGHLPDSSLMALRVGSVRRVLVAAPDYLAQAGTPQNPDELADHAFISTFGIASSPSHWSLGAEEDRMIRFRPRLTVNSVDAALDAAMSGLGVVRLFSYQVAEGVARGRLVRILHAFEPPAVPIHLVRPPGRAARKTALFMDKAASALRDKFGAEQDAPPILDESLG